A part of Gammaproteobacteria bacterium genomic DNA contains:
- a CDS encoding cobalamin B12-binding domain-containing protein, producing the protein MTTMLSESASHLFTAEFKQLSALVQKRIEVEWDYHQRSKDTGIGLPELLVYADKFGQMLKVVYRYSLLKAFQEEANWYATTFSARGSGHLLFAALLESWIVAIEGVIKPPECNELAAPLQQLHQELPEIIAQNADSIRELNAGPVSPLVACLLRGDISGARDIVSGLVDQGRSLDRLIIDLILPAMAEVGLRWELHTVEIYQEHLATEAVRSLLVWIAEMKQDVQPSPPTALISCVPGDEHDLVPLALWAYLEVRGWSARNLGKSLPADQIARAVADLDPDTLFLVQTLLSQLDDALKTIDLVHTLCGDCQIVVGGRGAEAAREILENANAIVVNNFDEACRISERKG; encoded by the coding sequence ATGACGACCATGTTATCCGAGTCCGCCTCGCACCTCTTTACGGCTGAGTTCAAGCAGCTTTCGGCCCTTGTTCAGAAACGGATAGAAGTCGAGTGGGATTACCATCAGCGATCGAAGGACACTGGGATCGGTCTTCCGGAACTGTTGGTGTACGCCGACAAATTTGGGCAAATGCTTAAGGTTGTGTATCGATATTCGCTTTTGAAAGCTTTTCAGGAGGAAGCAAATTGGTATGCAACGACCTTCTCAGCGCGAGGTTCAGGGCATCTGCTGTTTGCGGCCTTGTTGGAAAGCTGGATTGTAGCAATTGAAGGTGTGATCAAGCCGCCCGAATGCAACGAACTGGCCGCACCTTTGCAACAGTTACACCAGGAGCTGCCAGAAATCATTGCACAAAACGCAGATTCAATACGCGAATTGAATGCCGGGCCGGTTTCTCCGCTGGTAGCGTGTCTCCTTCGTGGTGATATATCAGGCGCCCGAGACATTGTTTCAGGTCTTGTCGACCAGGGACGCTCGCTTGACCGGCTGATCATCGATTTGATCCTGCCGGCTATGGCTGAAGTTGGATTGCGCTGGGAACTGCATACGGTAGAAATTTACCAGGAACATCTGGCAACCGAGGCAGTCCGATCTCTTTTGGTATGGATAGCAGAGATGAAGCAGGATGTCCAACCATCGCCACCTACAGCACTGATATCTTGCGTGCCCGGTGACGAACACGACCTCGTGCCCCTTGCGCTGTGGGCCTATCTGGAAGTTCGTGGTTGGTCTGCCAGGAATCTTGGTAAAAGCCTCCCTGCGGATCAGATTGCCCGAGCGGTGGCCGATCTGGATCCAGATACGCTTTTCCTGGTGCAAACGCTGTTATCCCAATTGGATGATGCACTGAAAACAATCGATTTGGTCCACACACTATGCGGGGATTGTCAGATCGTGGTAGGTGGCAGGGGGGCAGAAGCCGCCCGCGAAATTCTGGAAAACGCTAATGCAATTGTTGTAAACAACTTTGACGAGGCGTGCCGAATCTCGGAAAGAAAGGGATAG